Proteins from one Podospora pseudoanserina strain CBS 124.78 chromosome 1, whole genome shotgun sequence genomic window:
- a CDS encoding hypothetical protein (EggNog:ENOG503NUAW; COG:U), with translation MSTPAQPSAADSPETEKQKSDKGEIGPVNATSSDDLDKEQPQVTDDGEPVNLNHINGRSQGKIALIMLALCLAVFLGALDVTIVTTALPTISDHFQSSTGFTWIGSAFLLANAASIPSWGKISDIFGRKPMLLLANAIFMIGSLICAVSNNIGMLIAGRAVQGLGGGGLTILVKIVIGDIFPLNIRSVFYGVIGGVWAVAAATGPAIGGAFTEKVSWRWCFYINLPLDGFAFLIILFFLDLHTPRTPLIEGLKAIDWVGSFLVVAGTLMFLFGLEYGGVSAPWNSVEVICLLVFGLLTWALFIFWEARYATLPVMPMSLFRNVSNAATLFCVFIQGVVFISASFFLPLYFQAVRGNTPIESGLYVLPTALSLSFGSLATGWLVARTGWYRPPIIFGLFMMTLGFGLFIDLDAYSGWAKLVLYQLVAGVGVGPLFQAPIIALHAHTEPRDVATATSTLGFIRQIAQAISVVIGQVAYQNEKLKQYPVLVAAGISPALSRVLSSGEAGGADIDIIANLPLDQRDAVRVALADSLEPMWIMYTCITAAGLLASFLIRKKELAHVHVETKTGLEAERENAEARRREREMRKEKKGASPA, from the exons CCCGCCCAACCATCTGCTGCAGATAGCCCTGAGACGGAAAAGCAGAAGTCTGACAAGGGCGAAATTGGTCCCGTCAATGCCACTTCATCAGACGATTTGGACAAAGAGCAACCACAAGTTACAGACGATGGTGAACCAGTCAACCTCAATCACATCAATGGCCGCTCTCAAGGCAAGATCGCCCTGATTATGCTGGCCTTGTGCCTGGCTGTCTTCCTCGGCGCTCTAGACGTAACCATCGTCACTACGGCCCTTCCTACAATCAGTGACCACTTCCAGTCAAGTACAGGCTTCACATGGATTGGTTCTGCGTTTCTGCTCGCCAATGCCGCATCAATCCCGTCATGGGGCAAGATCTCAGACATATTCGGCCGCAAGCCCATGCTCCTGCTTGCCAACGCCATCTTCATGATTGGATCTCTTATCTGCGCTGTCTCCAACAACATTGGTATGCTCATCGCTGGCCGCGCTGTTCAGGGtcttggtgggggtggtttgacCATTCTTGTAAAGATTGTTATCGGCGACATCTTTCCTCTGAACATTCGGAGTGTTTTCTATGGTGTCATCGGCGGTGTTTGGGCAGTCGCTGCGGCAACAGGTCCGGCCATTGGTGGTGCGTTTACTGAGAAGGTGTCATGGCGATG GTGCTTTtacatcaacctccctcttGACGGTTTTGCCTTCCTCATTATCCTCTTTTTTCTCGATCTCCACACACCACGGACACCGCTCATTGAAGGCCTCAAAGCTATCGACTGGGTGGGCTCTTTTTTGGTAGTTGCCGGCACGCTCATGTTCCTCTTCGGTCTTGAATACGGCGGTGTTTCAGCACCTTGGAACTCGGTTGAAGTTATCTGCCTTCTCGTCTTTGGCCTGCTCACCTGGGCGCTTTTCATCTTCTGGGAGGCGCGTTACGCCACACTTCCTGTTATGCCAATGTCCTTGTTCAGAAACGTGAGCAACGCCGCGACCCTCTTCTGCGTCTTCATTCAAGGAGTCGTCTTTATctcggcatccttcttcctcccgcTCTACTTTCAGGCAGTGCGTGGAAACACCCCTATCGAGTCAGGTCTTTATGTTCTCCCTACCGCTCTCTCGCTCTCCTTTGGGAGTCTCGCGACCGGATGGCTGGTTGCGAGAACCGGTTGGTACAGACCGCCCATCATTTTCGGGTTGTTCATGATGACCCTCGGTTTTGGCTTGTTCATCGACCTGGACGCCTACAGTGGCTGGGCAAAACTTGTTCTCTACCAGCTTGTGGCAGGTGTGGGCGTTGGCCCCCTCTTTCAAGCGCCTATCATCGCCCTCCACGCACATACTGAACCTCGTGATGTCGCAACTGCCACATCAACCCTCGGCTTCATCCGTCAGATTGCCCAGGCCATCTCTGTTGTTATCGGCCAGGTGGCCTATCAAAACGAAAAACTCAAACAGTATCCAGTCCTGGTCGCCGCTGGCATCTCCCCTGCTCTGTCAAGGGTCCTTTCTTCCGGAGAGGCTGGTGGCGCTGACATCGACATCATTGCGAACCTTCCGTTAGACCAACGCGACGCTGTCCGTGTTGCTCTGGCAGACTCTCTCGAGCCTATGTGGATCATGTACACTTGTATTACGGCCGCTGGCTTACTCGCTTCCTTCCTGATCCGGAAGAAGGAGTTGGCTCATGTGCATGTAGAGACCAAGACTGGGTTGGAAGCTGAACGTGAGAATGCGGAGGCTCGACGTCGTGAGCGTGAaatgaggaaggagaagaagggggcatCACCGGCTTGA
- a CDS encoding hypothetical protein (EggNog:ENOG503NWS7; COG:P; COG:T): MRRNRAPTPPTSPYRALAHHHAQHGAAAQAAQQARDSVSSVIRSFNVETNPSRPVRPSPLTASTIPDMPLDLVDRIRSFPLFMSAPDDFLAAIISHLKLQLHSAHDHILTEGDEAKAMYWLVRGVVAVTSRDGEAVYAELKPGAFFGEIGVLMDMPRTATIVARTKCMLAVLKKEDLQAELPKYPEMGTAIRQEAQERLSILKKKRQESGLSSRLPETNGAQLAREAVPGEVSTGEVGIIKEGAVVNTKKRKSPSPGVIEDPTVGGSALGGGYVNVRKTLKELPLFSNLPPDILHFLGLSAQPKSYSPFTDIVRQGSPGNEIFFIVRGEAEVIHEPLSPPAFKRDTRSAFSRPRLKQGQYFGEVASLGLAEGRTATVRSITAVECLMIGGDALEELWRRCPPEVRSQVEETAKQRYHSSDEDVDMTDPESHALSSDEEKPTSNEIEVALPTVTFTTPSKPGSPASEDSDVTRQPSDPDPFLSVDMENLRNRRRNSLAPPVPQTDNSAIVSPVKVQPVTSITVPLSPVSPDGCPLPAKRARTLSRSSATEPGDRITAISDDLWVHVFQHLDLLELIRLRAVSRKWRQLLTTSPNLCTEIDLAPFNRKVNDWALVNILAPFIGQRPSKIDISNCFHITDEGFQALYRSCGSNIKVWKMRSVWDVSAGLILDMSENAKGLEEVDWSNCRKVGDNLLARVVGWVVPEPPPPRENHKNVVISSSAAKGRRSSQYQQRGQQQAGQPGAPQPPPPGTVIGCPRLRRLNLSYCKHITDRSMAHLAAHASNRLESLSLTRCTSITDAGFQQWGAYRFTELTHLCLADCTYLSDNSIIALVNAAKGLTHLDLSFCCALSDTATEVVSIGLPNLKELRLAFCGSAVSDASLGCISLHLNELRGLSVRGCVRVTGNGVENVLENCPALEWLDVSQCKNLGSWLIGGGVGRWGYDERNGVNGQRGKNGEAWVIGSQNGISSVRNTPGGKMGPGGVGYGSVSGGGRVSRGGNIRTNMGPPPLPGVKPLGPGPVMRPVIPPRGVVNKSLRRPVRFVVEKGPGGLR; encoded by the coding sequence ATGCGACGGAATCGAGCTCCGacaccgccaacctcgccctaCCGGGCCCTGGCGCACCATCATGCACAGCATGGAGCGGCAGCTCAGGCGGCACAGCAGGCTCGTGATTCGGTATCTTCAGTGATCAGATCGTTCAACGTCGAAACCAACCCAAGTCGACCAGTGCGTCCCTCGCCACTGACTGCTTCCACCATTCCCGACATGCCCCTCGACTTGGTGGATCGCATACGTTCCTTTCCACTCTTCATGTCTGCCCCCGACGATTTCCTTgccgccatcatctcccatCTCAAACTCCAACTCCATTCCGCCCATGACCACATCCTTACCGAGGGAGACGAAGCGAAAGCAATGTATTGGCTAGTCCGGGGCGTTGTTGCTGTCACATCTCGTGACGGTGAGGCCGTTTATGCAGAGCTGAAGCCCGGTGCCTTCTTTGGAGAAATCGGGGTTTTGATGGACATGCCGAGAACTGCTACCATCGTTGCGCGGACGAAGTGCATGCTGGCcgtgttgaagaaggaggatctTCAAGCTGAGCTGCCCAAATATCCAGAAATGGGTACAGCTATCCGTCAAGAAGCACAGGAGAGATTGTCcatcctcaagaagaagcgtCAAGAAAGCGGACTCAGCAGCAGACTTCCCGAGACGAATGGCGCACAATTAGCCCGTGAAGCTGTGCCTGGGGAGGTTAGCACAGGAGAAGTTGGTATCATCAAAGAGGGAGCCGTTGTCAACACCAAAAAGCGAAAGTCTCCAAGTCCAGGCGTCATTGAGGATCCAACAGTTGGTGGAAGCGCACTCGGCGGCGGCTATGTCAACGTCCGAAAAACACTCAAAGAGCTACCTCTTTTCTCGAACCTGCCTCCGGATATCTTGCACTTCCTTGGCCTCAGTGCACAACCAAAGTCATACTCACCGTTCACCGACATTGTCCGTCAAGGGAGCCCTGGAAATGagatcttcttcatcgtccggggagaagctgaagtCATTCACGAACCTCTGAGCCCACCAGCCTTCAAGAGAGACACGAGGTCAGCATTTTCGCGGCCAAGGTTAAAACAAGGCCAGTATTTTGGTGAGGTGGCAAGTTTGGGGCTTGCAGAGGGTAGAACAGCTACTGTCCGATCCATCACAGCCGTAGAATGCCTGATGATTGGTGGGGATGCGCTTGAAGagttgtggaggagatgtCCTCCGGAGGTCAGGTCACAGGTGGAAGAAACAGCAAAGCAACGCTACCATTCTTCGGACGAAGACGTGGATATGACTGACCCCGAAAGCCATGCGCTATCGTCGGATGAAGAGAAGCCCACATCGAATGAGATAGAGGTGGCGTTGCCGACTGTCACCTTCACGACGCCCTCCAAGCCCGGCTCCCCAGCAAGTGAAGATTCAGATGTCACCAGACAGCCGTCTGACCCGGATCCTTTTTTAAGTGTGGACATGGAGAATCTTCGTAACCGGCGTCGCAACTCGCTGGCCCCACCGGTTCCTCAAACAGACAACTCGGCCATCGTCAGCCCCGTGAAGGTGCAGCCGGTCACTTCTATCACGGTGCCGCTATCCCCGGTTTCTCCGGATGGCTGTCCTCTACCAGCTAAGCGCGCAAGGACCCTTTCACGGAGCTCCGCGACGGAACCAGGCGATAGGATAACGGCCATATCAGATGACCTTTGGGTACATGTTTTTCAGCACCTCGATCTGCTTGAGCTCATACGATTGAGAGCCGTCAGTAGAAAGTGGCGTCAGCTGTTAACTACGAGTCCGAACCTATGCACCGAGATTGACCTCGCTCCGTTCAATCGGAAAGTCAATGACTGGGCTTTAGTTAATATCCTAGCGCCCTTTATTGGGCAGCGGCCAAGCAAAATAGATATCAGCAACTGCTTCCACATCACCGACGAGGGCTTCCAGGCATTGTACCGATCGTGCGGTAGCAATATCAAGGTGTGGAAAATGCGCAGCGTGTGGGACGTGTCTGCCGGTCTCATTTTGGATATGAGCGAGAATGccaaggggttggaggaggtggattgGAGCAACTGCCGCAAAGTCGGCGACAACCTCCTTGCTAGGGTAGTGGGCTGGGTGGTGCCtgaaccaccgccgccacgcGAGAACCACAAGAATGTGGTAATCTCTAGCTCTGCTGCGAAGGGCAGGAGATCCTCGCAGTACCAACAACGAGGACAGCAACAGGCCGGACAACCAGGAGcgcctcaacctccacctccaggCACGGTCATCGGCTGTCCCCGTCTCCGCCGCCTTAACCTCTCGTATTGCAAGCACATTACGGACCGCTCCATGGCGCACTTGGCTGCTCATGCTTCCAATCGCCTCGAGTCTCTTTCCCTCACCCGATGCACCTCTATCACCGACGCCGGGTTCCAGCAGTGGGGAGCCTATCGGTTCACCGAGCTCACCCACTTGTGCCTGGCTGACTGTACCTACCTCTCTGACAACAGCATCATTGCCCTTGTCAACGCCGCCAAGGGGCTTACACACCTCGACTTGAGCTTTTGCTGCGCGCTCTCCGACACGGCAACTGAAGTTGTTTCGATTGGTCTGCCCAATCTGAAGGAACTCCGTCTCGCGTTTTGCGGTAGTGCTGTCAGTGACGCCAGTCTGGGGTgcatctccctccacctcaacgaACTCCGGGGGTTGAGTGTCAGGGGTTGTGTGCGAGTGACGGGTAACGGGGTGGAAAACGTGCTGGAGAACTGCCCGGCGCTGGAGTGGCTTGATGTGAGCCAGTGCAAGAACTTGGGGAGCTGGTTGATTGGGGGCGgcgtggggaggtgggggtaTGATGAGCGGAATGGCGTTAATGGGCAGAGGGGGAAAAATGGGGAGGCTTGGGTCATTGGATCGCAGAATGGGATTAGTAGCGTGCGGAATACACCTGGGGGAAAGATGGGGCCTGGAGGAGTCGGATATGGGAGTGTCAgtgggggcgggagggtgTCTAGAGGGGGGAATATAAGGACGAATATGGGACCGCCACCGTTGCCGGGGGTCAAGCCTTTAGGTCCTGGGCCGGTTATGAGGCCTGTTATTCCGCcacggggggtggtgaataagagtttgaggaggccggtgaggttTGTTGTGGAGAAGGGGCCTGGTGggttgaggtga
- a CDS encoding hypothetical protein (EggNog:ENOG503NV19; COG:T) gives MSFTLTLRAGLAPRLAMQFAKPPSAMRAFHQSAKQNTFFTSRTALSSKNSSSNILARLRGSSRSYQQQSGYAYYDPAARRKETVRKLIIGGAIFGGTLVAVNVMFNGESREGGMPKFERQYLNQTFLHTGLGVGIIGMTAYQMLQSGFVYRLMQTNPWVVGIGGLALSIGSMIATRSVDPDNYVPKYAFWAVFNATQAAFVAPLMVMAPPALLARAGLYTAAMMGSISIVGATAKQDKYLYIGGPLLAGAAIVAVSGFAPLVLPATAVRTLAVTENLWLWGGLAVFGGFTLYDVQKVLHHARLAERGLIKRDPVNESISLELDFLNIFVRMVQILMMQQRRK, from the exons ATGTCGTTCACACTTACGCTCCGCGCGGGGCTCGCCCCTCGTCTGGCGATGCAGTTTGCGAAGCCCCCGTCAGCAATGCGCGCCTTCCATCAATCAGCCAAGCAAAAtaccttcttcacctcgaGGACAGCACTCAGCTCCAAGAACAGCTCCAGCAACATTCTCGCCAGACTTCGAGGCTCCTCCCGTAGTTACCAGCAGCAGAGCGGCTATGCATACTACGATCCTGCAGCCCGCCGCAAGGAGACGGTGCGGAAGCTCATCATCGGCGGCGCCATCTTCGGCGGTACCCTCGTCGCTGTCAATGTCATGTTCAACGGGGAATCGAGAGAGGGTGGCATGCCCAAGTTTGAGCGCCAGTATCTCAACCAGACCTTCCTCCACACTGGTCTTGGTGTCGGTATTATCGGCATGACAGCCTATCAGATGCTCCAAAGCGGATTTGTCTACAGACTCATGCAGACCAACCCTTGGGTTGTCGGCATCGGTGGTTTGGCTCTCAGCATTGGTTCTATGATTGCTACCCGCTCCGTGGACCCTGACAA TTATGTTCCCAAGTATGCCTTCTGGGCTGTCTTCAATGCCACCCAGGCCGCTTTCGTTGCTCCCTTGATGGTCATGGCTCCCCCTGCTCTTCTTGCCCGCGCCGGTCTCTATACAGCTGCCATGATGGGCTCCATCTCGATCGTCGGCGCTACCGCTAAGCAGGACAAGTACCTTTACATCGGCGGTCCTCTTCTCGCCGGTGCTGCCATTGTGGCCGTCTCTGGCTTCGCCCCTCTTGTTCTtcccgccaccgccgttCGCACACTCGCCGTCACCGAGAACCTCTGGCTCTGGGGTGGTCTGGCCGTTTTCGGTGGTTTCACTCTCTATGACGTGCAGAAGGTCTTGCACCACGCCCGCCTGGCTGAGCGTGGCCTCATCAAGCGCGATCCCGTCAACGAGAGCAtcagccttgagcttgacTTCCTCAACATCTTTGTGCGCATGGTCCAGATTttgatgatgcagcagaggaggaagtaa
- the mxr1 gene encoding Peptide methionine sulfoxide reductase (COG:O; EggNog:ENOG503P2RD), producing the protein MSTCPFILTKLFTPFSRVAIAKSPHTHSLLKKMGTSASASAATQKEYPEGAARATVAAGCFWGVEHMYRKHFGSKGLYDARVGYIGGNAQDPSYRAVCSGNTGHAEATLLVYDPTRISYTDLLTFFYRMHDPTTSNQQGPDRGSQYRSGIFYHDAEQEKTAREITKKANEQWWNNKIVTEILPAQKWWDAEDYHQEYLTKNPYGYECPSHFLRNFPDLQ; encoded by the exons ATGTCAACCTGCcccttcatcctcaccaagctcttcacccccttctcacgagtcgccatcgccaaatccccacacacccactccctcctcaagaaaATGggcacctccgcctccgcctccgccgccacccaAAAGGAATACCCCGAGGGCGCCGCCCGCGCAACCGTCGCGGCCGGCTGCTTCTGGGGCGTCGAGCACATGTACCGCAAGCATTTCGGCTCCAAAGGCCTCTATGACGCCCGAGTAGGCTACATCGGCGGTAACGCCCAAGACCCTTCCTACCGCGCCGTCTGCAGCGGCAACACAGGCC ACGCCGAAGCCACCCTCCTAGTCTACGACCCCACCAGAATCTCCTACaccgacctcctcaccttcttctaCCGGATGCACGACCCCACCACGTCCAACCAGCAGGGCCCCGACAGGGGGTCCCAGTACCGCTCGGGGATCTTCTACCACGACGCCGAGCAGGAGAAAACAGCGAGGGAGATAACGAAAAAAGCAAACGAGCAGTGGTGGAACAACAAGATCGTCACCGAGATCCTTCCCGCGCAAAAGTGGTGGGACGCTGAGGATTACCACCAAGAGTATCTCACCAAGAACCCGTACGGGTACGAATGCCCGAGTCACTTTTTGAGAAATTTTCCCGATTTGCAATAG
- a CDS encoding hypothetical protein (EggNog:ENOG503P889), with protein MAKSWNSGTVLSANPERLLFTINRENMQGHDETDLIPLSLVVSGIKRLFRFIEFTSNSSDHDAQNRRQYQYADGKPALKLLKSGCRIGFNQEPNCTFTYMDPDSRSASTSTLANCVTLASAEVLIRSGSLAWPLDSDDMAELRAYGVNNIRDWNGSSVLGSVLQCAVASCQAHDGLLGNCSPDLLNLQRVGFDSSSSILGLQSALTSYCDGTDVTVNADVAGPGV; from the exons ATGGCAAAGAGCTGGAACTCAGGAACTGTCCTGTCAGCAAACCCTGAGCGGCTTCTTTTTACCATCAATCGTGAAAATATGCAAGGCCATGATGAGACCGATCTGATCCCACTTTCTTTGGTGGTTTCAGGCATCAAGCGCCTTTTCCGCTTCATTGAATTCACTTCGAACTCCTCCGATCATGACGCCCAAAATCGACGCCAATATCAATATGCGGATGGAAAACCTGCTCTGAAGCTATTGAAATCCGGATGCCGGATTGGGTTCAACCAAGAGCCAAATTGCACCTTTACCTATATGGATCCTGATAGCAGGTCTGCGTCCACCAGTACTCTCGCCAACTGCGTCACTCTTGCTTCTGCGGAAGTTCTCATCCGGAGCGGCAGTCTAGCCTGGCCGCTGGACTCGGATGACATGGCAGAGCTCAGAGCATATGGAGTGAACAACATTCGAGATTGGAATGGATCTTCCGTCCTGGGTTCAGTACTGCAGTGCGCTGTAGCGTCTTGCCAGGCACACGACGGGCTACTCGGCAACTGTTCCCCGGACCTTTTGAATTTGCAGCGAGTGGGTTTTGACAGCTCGTCCTCTATTCTTGGGCTACAATCCGCATTAACAAGTTACTGTGATGGCACAGATGTGACTGTCAACGCTGATGTTGCTGGACCTGGC GTATAG
- a CDS encoding hypothetical protein (COG:C; EggNog:ENOG503NUT1) codes for MCTNRDLLSREPCQDSFETIKSTSRDCELHMLVFDACITKSGTTPKGETDLVKLQRIGSHLFLDRMPDPFLSLCLVPTKYPLRAPPNFRHAADEIQIGLPALMSTYSGAYFTLLANWLNDCDLNHPDCYLKAIPSKKGLALPTKLLDVESSASQQSILLCSSTSLGLKGEDTRYIALSHPWGDSRHNNHFSTTATNVSPRLTSGIAISSLPKTFKDAVSVTRALGIRYLWIDSLCIVQGPQGDFETEAQKMETVFSLAYCVIAASSASGTSSGFLSSRPQRKSVALNLSANSGKGDVGDSEDNNAMIYVCEAIDNFQTDVIDGPLNQRGWVLQERALARRTIYFSERQTYFDNQSSFLGDPNFPQVALTSSKGGKIRLYESLYKTYSRLQFTRAYDRPIAIAGLEQRLVAAFDTRGGYGIFDRVPFFGRSLLWTCEEPGGMRRIEFPEEGLGRYRVPPSWSWMAYTGAIGFMDLPFEGVHWLEDDVRSPWGAAVWEMSLDTSGSGNSTASSMWHTGRTDQDNNLSGKGRRLVVGLKVAEKKIKWDAGQRPTGIDDAKELRVVAVGRRKSKSNKPARALEHHVLVVVGIGGWTDSGGRRIYERVGVGSLPGEWITHNEQEEEISIF; via the exons ATGTGCACGAATCGAGATCTGCTTTCCCGGGAGCCTTGCCAAGATAGCTTTGAGACTATCAAATCGACGTCCCGTGATTGCGAGCTACACATGCTTGTTTTCGATGCTTGTATCACCAAGTCAGGAACAACGCCCAAAGGTGAAACTGACTTGGTAAAATTACAAAGAATCGGCTCTCATCTTTTTTTGGATCGTATGCCTGATCCTTTTCTGTCACTTTGTCTTGTTCCGA CAAAGTACCCGTTGCGAGCGCCGCCCAATTTCAGGCACGCAGCTGACGAGATTCAAATCGGACTGCCAGCCCTGATGTCAACATACAGTGGCGCATACTTCACCCTGCTTGCCAACTGGCTGAACGATTGCGATCTCAACCACCCAGACTGCTACCTCAAAGCAATCCCGTCGAAAAAGGGCTTGGCTCTCCCTACCAAACTTCTCGATGTCGAGAGCTCCGCAAGCCAGCAATCAATTTTACTGTGTTCCTCAACTTCGCTAGGTCTCAAAGGAGAAGACACACGGTACATCGCACTATCACACCCGTGGGGAGACTCTCGCCATAACAACCatttctccaccaccgccaccaacgtCAGCCCCAGGCTTACATCAGGGATAGCTATTAGTAGCCTTCCTAAGACGTTCAAGGACGCAGTTTCCGTGACCAGAGCTCTTGGGATCCGGTACTTGTGGATTGACTCTCTCTGTATCGTTCAAGGCCCACAGGGTGACTTTGAGACTGAAGCTCAGAAGATGGAGACAGTGTTCAGTTTGGCCTATTGTGTGATTGCGGCCAGCAGTGCCAGTGGCACTTCGAGCGGATTCTTGTCTTCACGCCCACAAAGAAAATCTGTTGCCCTCAATCTGTCTGCTAACAGTGGCAAGGGCGACGTTGGAGACAGCGAAGACAACAACGCCATGATCTATGTCTGCGAGGCAATTGACAACTTCCAGACAGATGTCATCGATGGTCCTCTCAACCAACGTGGTTGGGTGCTGCAAGAAAGAGCTCTTGCGCGCCGAACGATCTATTTCAGCGAACGACAGACATATTTTGA TAACCAATCCTCTTTTCTCGGCGACCCCAACTTCCCGCAAGTAGCCCTGACCTCGAGCAAAGGGGGCAAGATCCGCCTGTACGAATCCCTCTACAAGACCTATTCCCGACTGCAATTCACGAGAGCATACGACCGCCCTATTGCCATCGCTGGCTTGGAGCAGAGGCTCGTGGCCGCTTTCGACACGAGAGGGGGGTATGGGATCTTTGACAGAGTCCCTTTTTTTGGAAGGAGTTTGCTTTGGACCTGCGAGGAACCAGGGGGTATGCGGAGGATCGAGTTCCCCGAGGAAGGGTTGGGACGGTATAGGGTGCCACCTAGCTGGTCGTGGATGGCTTACACGGGTGCGATTGGTTTTATGGATTTACCGTTCGAGGGAGTTCATTGGCTGGAGGATGACGTTCGGTCGCCGTGGGGAGCTGCGGTTTGGGAAATGAGTCTTGATACCAGCGGGTCAGGGAATAGTACTGCTAGTTCCATGTGGCATACCGGGCGCACAGATcaagacaacaacctcagcgGGAAGGGTCGAAGACTGGTGGTAGGGTTGAAAGTtgctgagaagaagatcaaaTGGGATGCTGGGCAGCGACCTACCGGGATAGATGACGCGAAGGAATTGAGAGTTGTGGCTGTTGGGAGGCGAAAGTCGAAGAGCAATAAGCCTGCCAGGGCCCTTGAGCACCATGTCctcgtggtggttggaatTGGTGGATGGACGGAcagtggtgggagaagaatatacGAGAGAGTGGGGGTTGGGTCTCTCCCGGGAGAATGGATTACACACAATgaacaggaagaggagattTCCATCTTTTAG